A region from the Rheinheimera mangrovi genome encodes:
- a CDS encoding COX15/CtaA family protein has translation MRALKPLVSCALVLAMLVILLGAYTRLTDAGLGCPDWPGCYGFLKVPEQAHHIEQAEALYPDRPVESHKAWNEMIHRYFAGTLGLLILAIFLLSLKQKRLLLPTVLLGLVIFQAALGMWTVTLALHPVVVMGHLLGGFSLLSLLALYWWQLQPAPFIAVKPSLKLLFWPVLLVLVAQIALGGWTAANYAALACIQLPVCEAGWAGQLNFDEAFSLHLGYDNYEYGVMSQSARATVHVMHRVGAVVTLLVVAAYAIALWRNSSGLIKNMASIVLLLLVLQFSLGLANVVLHLPLANAVAHNFVAANLVMCLVVIGYQLHRNKESAYA, from the coding sequence ATGAGAGCCCTGAAACCTTTAGTCAGTTGCGCCTTAGTATTGGCCATGCTGGTGATTTTACTAGGCGCTTACACCCGTCTGACCGATGCCGGTTTAGGTTGCCCGGACTGGCCTGGCTGTTACGGTTTTTTAAAAGTACCGGAGCAGGCCCATCATATTGAGCAGGCAGAAGCTTTATATCCGGATCGACCTGTCGAAAGTCATAAAGCCTGGAATGAGATGATCCACAGGTATTTTGCCGGCACTTTGGGGCTGTTGATCCTGGCCATTTTCCTGTTGAGTCTGAAACAAAAACGCTTGTTGTTACCCACTGTGTTATTGGGGCTGGTAATTTTCCAAGCCGCTTTGGGCATGTGGACTGTGACTTTAGCTTTGCACCCAGTGGTGGTGATGGGGCATTTGCTGGGTGGTTTTAGCTTGCTGTCGTTACTGGCGCTGTATTGGTGGCAATTACAACCTGCGCCTTTCATTGCTGTAAAGCCAAGCCTGAAGCTGCTGTTTTGGCCTGTATTGCTGGTGCTGGTCGCCCAAATTGCCTTGGGGGGCTGGACTGCAGCCAACTATGCCGCTTTAGCCTGCATTCAGTTGCCTGTTTGTGAAGCAGGTTGGGCCGGTCAGCTTAATTTTGACGAGGCATTTTCGCTGCATCTGGGCTACGACAATTACGAATACGGCGTGATGAGCCAAAGCGCCCGCGCCACAGTGCATGTGATGCATAGGGTTGGTGCTGTTGTTACTTTGCTGGTGGTGGCGGCTTATGCCATAGCCTTGTGGCGCAATAGTTCGGGTTTGATTAAAAACATGGCCAGCATAGTGCTGCTGCTGTTAGTGCTGCAATTTAGTTTGGGGCTTGCCAACGTGGTGCTGCATTTGCCTTTGGCCAATGCGGTGGCACATAACTTTGTGGCAGCCAATTTAGTCATGTGTCTGGTAGTGATTGGTTATCAGCTGCACAGAAACAAGGAGTCTGCTTATGCTTAA
- the cyoE gene encoding heme o synthase: MLKVLALPQHYSQQWRDYYQLTKPKVVALLVLTAWVGMMLAQPRLPRFGLMIAATLGIGLLSAAAAAMNHIVDQRIDAQMARTYNRPVARGRLSTQQAVKFSLLLAGSGFLLLFIAVNPLTAWLTLASLFGYAVVYTMFLKRATPQNIVIGGLAGAMPPLLGWTAMTAEVHAHALLLVMIIFTWTPPHFWALAIHRRDDYAKVNMPMLPVTHGIEFTKSAIFLYTLVLFLVCLLPYLVGMTGAVYLLGSTILNLGFIWYAWQLKFNAKPETAMATFKFSIWHLMVLFLLLLLDHYWLISAL, translated from the coding sequence ATGCTTAAAGTTCTGGCTTTACCCCAACACTATAGTCAGCAATGGCGTGATTATTACCAGCTGACCAAACCTAAAGTCGTGGCGCTTTTAGTGCTGACGGCCTGGGTTGGCATGATGCTGGCGCAACCTAGGTTACCCAGATTTGGCCTGATGATAGCCGCCACTTTAGGCATAGGCTTATTATCCGCAGCCGCTGCGGCGATGAACCATATAGTGGATCAGCGCATCGATGCGCAAATGGCCCGCACTTATAACAGGCCAGTGGCCCGCGGCCGTTTATCAACGCAGCAGGCGGTGAAGTTTTCACTGCTGCTGGCAGGTTCTGGTTTTCTGCTGTTATTTATTGCCGTCAATCCACTGACCGCCTGGCTGACCTTAGCCAGTTTGTTTGGTTATGCCGTGGTCTACACCATGTTTTTAAAAAGGGCGACGCCGCAGAATATTGTCATAGGGGGTTTAGCCGGTGCTATGCCACCGCTGCTCGGCTGGACAGCCATGACGGCTGAAGTGCATGCCCATGCCTTGTTGCTGGTGATGATTATTTTCACCTGGACGCCTCCGCATTTCTGGGCTTTGGCTATTCATCGCCGTGACGATTATGCCAAAGTAAATATGCCAATGTTGCCTGTCACTCATGGCATTGAGTTCACCAAAAGTGCAATCTTCCTTTATACCCTGGTGCTGTTTTTGGTGTGCTTGCTGCCTTATCTGGTCGGTATGACAGGCGCTGTGTATTTGCTCGGCAGCACCATACTGAACTTAGGTTTTATCTGGTATGCCTGGCAGTTAAAGTTTAATGCCAAACCAGAAACTGCCATGGCAACTTTTAAGTTTTCGATTTGGCATCTGATGGTATTATTCCTGCTGTTGTTGCTGGACCATTATTGGTTGATATCAGCGCTTTAA
- a CDS encoding SCO family protein, whose protein sequence is MQKWLGVVVAVVALAAGLWLSASFKSDPAEPVAALVYPSPRALTEFNLLDEQNQPVGLKDLQGHWTLVFVGYTHCPDICPMTMAKLAGMYQDLVKLTPEPLEIWFVSVDPKRDTPEQLAQYITYFKQAPIKARTADHKDLFPFIRQLGLMYAINDGAEDRYTVDHSASITLLNPQGAVVAMFKPEMKAGAVPLINNQQFLADYPLVIATAAR, encoded by the coding sequence ATGCAAAAGTGGTTAGGGGTTGTAGTGGCGGTTGTGGCTTTGGCTGCGGGTCTGTGGTTATCAGCCAGTTTTAAATCTGATCCCGCTGAGCCTGTGGCCGCTTTGGTCTACCCAAGTCCCAGAGCTTTGACTGAATTTAATTTGCTGGATGAACAAAATCAGCCAGTGGGATTAAAGGACTTGCAAGGACACTGGACGCTGGTTTTTGTCGGCTATACCCATTGCCCAGATATTTGCCCTATGACCATGGCGAAATTAGCGGGCATGTATCAGGACTTAGTCAAGCTGACACCAGAGCCATTAGAGATTTGGTTTGTCTCGGTCGACCCAAAACGGGATACACCAGAGCAACTGGCCCAATACATCACCTACTTTAAACAAGCTCCGATCAAAGCCAGAACAGCCGATCATAAAGACCTATTCCCTTTTATCCGCCAACTGGGCCTGATGTATGCGATTAATGATGGCGCAGAAGACCGATATACAGTCGATCACAGTGCCAGCATAACGCTACTAAACCCCCAAGGCGCTGTAGTAGCTATGTTTAAACCTGAAATGAAAGCAGGTGCTGTGCCGCTGATCAATAACCAGCAGTTCCTGGCGGATTATCCTTTGGTGATAGCAACTGCAGCCCGATAA
- a CDS encoding 5'-methylthioadenosine/S-adenosylhomocysteine nucleosidase family protein codes for MRKFLSRALAPLLILSAVFSFNLSAEDFSQYGPKQFSTTNKWTAIVAAYEPEIKAIDQAFAELKDAKIAKTLTIRGVKYQLGHYKGEPIVIFTTGVSVPNAAMTMQMALDYFPIERVVMMGIAGAVNPQFQPGDIAIPERWYFHDESVYANPDPAKPGQYILPDYYEQALASYKERNKQDPHSPAYENFGYIHPEEMAVVKQGWDGPQQMPYFTATPQLIELTKKAVATIDPIKMPSGHPIQIKVGGNGVTGSVFLDNAQYRQWLQKVFQAEVTEMESAAVAQVCFVNEVDWIVIRSVSDLAGGQQGKNAENVFDAIASGTGTKLLLGLLDQIVLVKP; via the coding sequence ATGAGAAAGTTTTTATCCCGCGCCTTAGCGCCACTACTGATTTTATCTGCGGTATTTAGCTTTAATTTAAGCGCCGAAGATTTTAGTCAGTATGGTCCAAAACAATTTAGCACCACTAATAAATGGACGGCTATAGTAGCCGCCTATGAGCCGGAAATTAAGGCGATTGACCAGGCCTTTGCAGAGCTTAAAGACGCAAAAATAGCAAAAACACTGACCATCCGCGGCGTTAAGTATCAACTGGGCCACTACAAAGGTGAACCCATAGTTATTTTTACCACGGGCGTCAGCGTGCCAAACGCCGCCATGACGATGCAAATGGCGCTGGATTATTTCCCTATTGAACGGGTGGTGATGATGGGGATAGCTGGTGCTGTGAATCCACAATTCCAGCCGGGCGATATCGCCATTCCTGAGCGTTGGTACTTCCACGATGAATCTGTGTATGCCAATCCTGACCCGGCCAAACCAGGCCAGTATATTCTGCCTGACTATTATGAGCAGGCGTTGGCCAGTTACAAAGAGCGTAATAAGCAGGATCCGCATTCACCCGCTTATGAAAACTTTGGTTATATCCATCCCGAAGAAATGGCCGTGGTTAAACAAGGCTGGGACGGCCCACAGCAAATGCCGTATTTCACCGCTACGCCACAACTCATTGAGCTGACAAAAAAAGCGGTCGCCACTATAGATCCTATCAAAATGCCATCTGGTCACCCAATCCAAATCAAAGTGGGTGGTAACGGTGTGACAGGCTCGGTGTTTTTGGACAACGCCCAGTATCGCCAATGGTTGCAAAAAGTATTTCAGGCCGAAGTGACTGAAATGGAATCAGCCGCGGTAGCTCAGGTCTGTTTTGTTAACGAAGTCGATTGGATAGTGATCCGCTCCGTCAGTGATTTAGCCGGCGGCCAACAAGGCAAAAATGCCGAAAATGTCTTTGATGCCATAGCATCAGGCACAGGCACTAAATTGCTGTTGGGATTACTGGATCAGATTGTGTTGGTGAAGCCATAG
- a CDS encoding REP-associated tyrosine transposase yields the protein MNYRRLWFEGGTYFFTVNLHQRHNNCLLTEHIVLLRHAVRQVKQVHPFIIHAWVVLPEHLHCIIELPQGDANFALRWRLIKLIFSRALPATEPCDSSRKKRGERGIWQRRYWEHLIRDQTDFNAHMDYVHFNPVKHGWVEQVSDWPYSTFHLLVKQGVYSVDWAGGGNDKLYTD from the coding sequence ATGAACTACCGACGCTTGTGGTTTGAAGGCGGAACGTATTTTTTTACCGTCAACCTACATCAAAGACACAACAACTGTTTGCTAACAGAGCATATAGTCCTGTTACGTCATGCGGTTCGGCAGGTAAAACAGGTGCATCCTTTTATCATTCACGCTTGGGTAGTGTTGCCTGAACATCTGCATTGTATTATCGAACTGCCGCAGGGAGACGCAAATTTCGCGTTACGTTGGCGGCTAATCAAACTGATATTTTCCAGAGCTTTGCCAGCAACTGAACCCTGTGATTCAAGCAGAAAAAAACGTGGTGAGAGAGGGATCTGGCAACGCAGATACTGGGAACACCTTATCCGCGATCAAACCGATTTCAACGCTCATATGGACTATGTACATTTTAATCCGGTGAAGCATGGCTGGGTAGAACAAGTATCAGATTGGCCTTACTCAACCTTCCATTTGTTGGTCAAGCAAGGCGTATATTCTGTTGATTGGGCTGGAGGGGGAAATGATAAGCTATATACAGATTAA
- a CDS encoding polysaccharide deacetylase family protein, with translation MKLLAFLLVLLSFPSFAAIILQYHHVSTQTPRSTSVTPGEFRVHLQYLKDHQYQVIGLDTLLAQLQQGKEPADNAVVITFDDGFDNIYLQAHPILQEFGFPYTVFLSPALIDRKEGPVMSWQQIKQLQKDGVIIANHSSYHDHLAAPNKGESKATWLKRVKADILLAQTQLEQQLGIKHKWLAYPYGEFSGELEQMVKHMGFVGIGQQSGAVGLNSLMTRLPRYPSSSQYAALKHFTPKLKTLALPVKTYIAADPVKGPNPPTLTLQIDSSDFKTSQLNCFSNGEPIKVTWLKADTFSAQAGQKLKTSHKRYNCTAPSLSKKGYFYWYSQPWVME, from the coding sequence ATGAAATTGCTGGCCTTTTTGTTGGTTTTACTAAGCTTCCCAAGCTTCGCCGCTATTATTTTGCAGTACCATCATGTCAGCACTCAGACGCCTCGTTCCACCAGCGTCACGCCGGGAGAATTTCGGGTCCATTTGCAGTATTTAAAAGACCATCAGTATCAGGTGATAGGTTTAGATACTTTGTTAGCACAGCTGCAACAAGGTAAAGAACCAGCTGACAACGCTGTGGTGATCACTTTTGACGATGGTTTTGACAATATCTATCTGCAGGCCCACCCGATTTTGCAGGAGTTTGGGTTCCCTTATACGGTGTTTTTAAGTCCGGCTTTAATAGACCGTAAAGAAGGCCCAGTGATGAGCTGGCAGCAAATCAAACAGCTGCAAAAAGACGGCGTTATTATTGCCAACCATAGCTCCTACCATGATCATCTGGCCGCGCCCAATAAAGGCGAAAGCAAAGCGACTTGGCTGAAAAGAGTGAAAGCCGATATTTTGCTGGCGCAAACTCAGCTGGAACAGCAGTTAGGTATCAAACACAAATGGCTGGCTTACCCTTATGGCGAATTTAGTGGCGAGCTGGAGCAGATGGTGAAACACATGGGCTTTGTTGGCATAGGCCAACAATCCGGTGCCGTCGGCCTGAATAGCCTGATGACCCGTTTGCCGCGTTACCCTTCATCTAGCCAATACGCAGCACTGAAACACTTTACACCTAAACTGAAAACGCTAGCCTTACCGGTGAAAACCTATATAGCCGCCGATCCGGTGAAAGGCCCAAATCCGCCTACTCTGACATTACAAATCGACAGCTCAGATTTTAAAACCAGCCAGCTGAATTGTTTTAGCAATGGTGAGCCTATCAAAGTAACCTGGCTAAAAGCCGATACCTTTAGCGCTCAGGCTGGCCAAAAACTCAAAACCAGCCATAAGCGCTACAACTGCACAGCGCCTTCGTTAAGTAAAAAGGGATATTTCTACTGGTATTCCCAGCCTTGGGTGATGGAGTAG
- the nfuA gene encoding Fe-S biogenesis protein NfuA, whose protein sequence is MITISEQAQSHFRKLLEKQAAGTHIRVFVVNPGTVSAECGVSYCPADAVESTDLELPFDGFMAIVDAESKPFLVDAEIDFVTDQMGSQLTLKAPNAKVRKVNDDASLKEKVQYVIDAEINPQLANHGGRVSVVELTDDGVAVLQFGGGCNGCSQVDLTLKEGIEKELLQRFAGELTAVRDVTDHQRGEHSYY, encoded by the coding sequence ATGATCACCATTTCTGAACAGGCGCAGAGCCATTTTCGTAAGCTGCTGGAAAAACAGGCCGCCGGCACTCATATCCGAGTCTTCGTGGTCAACCCGGGCACTGTTTCTGCGGAATGTGGCGTGTCCTACTGCCCTGCCGACGCGGTAGAAAGCACAGATTTAGAGCTGCCATTTGACGGCTTTATGGCCATAGTGGATGCGGAAAGCAAACCCTTTTTAGTCGACGCCGAAATCGATTTTGTTACCGATCAGATGGGTTCTCAGCTGACGTTAAAAGCGCCAAACGCCAAAGTACGTAAGGTGAATGACGACGCTTCGCTGAAGGAAAAAGTACAATACGTTATTGACGCCGAAATCAACCCACAATTAGCCAACCACGGTGGCCGGGTTTCAGTGGTTGAATTGACAGACGACGGCGTAGCTGTGCTGCAATTTGGTGGCGGCTGTAACGGTTGTTCGCAAGTCGATTTAACCTTAAAAGAAGGTATCGAAAAAGAACTACTGCAACGTTTTGCCGGTGAATTAACCGCAGTACGGGATGTGACGGATCACCAGCGTGGTGAGCATTCTTACTATTAA
- a CDS encoding M14 family zinc carboxypeptidase, producing MYKITTIISALVLGLCSQFSMAAPQSPEQFFGYPVGEWHLRHDQIQMYFHQLAAGSDKAQLEIIGRTHEQKPLLQLIISSPENLKKLEQIRLQHLTQLSTGTELADDLPLIVWLGYGVHGNESSGPNASVQVAHHLLTSTEAEVQDWLKNAVILIQPSLNPDGLERFATWANMHKGKSPVADPQSREHIEPWPNGRPNHYWFDLNRDWLPLEHPESRARIAQFYKWRPAVVGDFHEMGPNSTFFFQPGIPTRTYPLTPTANQQLTAKIADYHAAALDKKGRLYYTEESFDDFYVGKGSTYPDVNASVGILFEQASSRGHLQDSINGPLPFSKTVENQYITSLSTLRGSVAQKKALQSYQKAFVLESERLAADDSTQGYVIAEAADKTRLEALLALLKQHQIKAYPINERWQQKGQTYQKGQAYYIPLQQPQYLLLKAAFSTQTNFQDNTFYDVSAWTLPYAFNIEFSTVGRKPSGVAEDAWSPQSESVLTPSAGAYAYAFDWADQKAPLLTQALLDQGVVLRAASKPFFAKTADGEQAFSAGAIVIAAGLQQHNNWFELLGKAQQQAGLAITALTSGLTAKGQDLGSNGFVPVTKPNVLLVAGPDVNSTEAGEVWFNLEKLAGVSPSLIEPQRLGRVDLSRYTHIILPDGSYNSLQQKEQQLLNDWAKKGGVLWGHKGGAAFLVRSGLLKTKAWNSADMSMLIVDQGLSYADKESLAGQRRIAGAIYQTQLDLSHPLTFGLSNKNLPVFKNGTFLLAPSEEPFINVALYTDKPQLAGYTAPEYVSRIAEGAAVVAHNHGEGRVIGMTDNPVFRGYFVGSSRLLINALYFGKMFSAESSDGEGEEAH from the coding sequence ATGTACAAAATAACAACTATCATCAGTGCCTTAGTATTGGGGCTTTGCAGCCAGTTCTCAATGGCAGCACCACAAAGCCCGGAACAATTTTTTGGTTATCCTGTCGGCGAATGGCATTTACGCCATGATCAAATTCAAATGTACTTCCATCAACTGGCTGCCGGTTCAGACAAAGCCCAGCTGGAAATTATTGGCCGCACTCATGAACAAAAACCCTTATTGCAGCTGATTATTTCATCCCCGGAAAACTTAAAAAAGCTGGAGCAAATCCGCTTGCAGCACCTGACTCAGCTATCGACAGGTACTGAACTGGCGGACGATTTACCGCTGATCGTCTGGCTGGGGTATGGCGTGCATGGCAATGAATCCAGTGGCCCTAATGCATCGGTGCAGGTTGCGCATCATTTATTAACCAGCACAGAGGCCGAAGTGCAAGACTGGCTGAAAAACGCCGTTATTTTGATCCAGCCCAGTTTAAACCCTGACGGCTTAGAGCGTTTTGCCACCTGGGCCAATATGCACAAAGGCAAATCGCCAGTGGCCGATCCGCAAAGCCGCGAGCATATTGAACCCTGGCCTAATGGTCGTCCTAACCATTATTGGTTTGACTTAAACCGCGACTGGCTGCCGTTAGAACATCCGGAAAGTCGTGCCCGTATCGCTCAGTTTTATAAATGGCGGCCTGCTGTGGTCGGTGATTTTCATGAAATGGGCCCAAACAGCACTTTCTTTTTCCAGCCTGGTATTCCAACCCGGACTTATCCATTAACGCCAACCGCTAATCAACAACTGACAGCGAAAATTGCCGATTACCATGCCGCAGCTTTGGATAAAAAAGGCCGTTTGTATTACACCGAAGAAAGTTTTGACGATTTTTATGTAGGTAAAGGCTCAACTTACCCGGACGTCAACGCCAGTGTTGGGATTTTGTTTGAGCAGGCCAGTAGCCGAGGTCATTTACAGGACAGCATTAATGGGCCTTTGCCTTTTAGCAAAACTGTGGAAAATCAGTATATTACTTCGCTATCGACCCTTCGCGGTTCAGTGGCGCAGAAAAAAGCGCTGCAAAGTTATCAAAAAGCTTTTGTGCTGGAGTCTGAACGCTTAGCAGCAGATGACTCGACTCAGGGTTATGTGATTGCAGAAGCTGCGGATAAAACCCGTTTAGAAGCCTTGCTGGCGTTGTTAAAACAGCATCAGATCAAAGCTTACCCAATCAATGAGCGTTGGCAGCAAAAAGGTCAGACTTATCAAAAAGGTCAGGCTTATTATATTCCGCTGCAACAACCACAGTACCTATTGTTAAAAGCGGCGTTCAGCACTCAGACCAACTTTCAGGACAATACCTTTTACGATGTGTCAGCCTGGACTTTACCTTATGCTTTTAATATTGAATTCAGCACAGTAGGCCGCAAGCCTTCTGGTGTGGCTGAAGACGCCTGGTCGCCACAGTCAGAGTCTGTGCTGACGCCATCCGCCGGTGCTTATGCCTATGCATTTGACTGGGCCGACCAAAAGGCACCCTTGTTGACTCAGGCGCTGTTGGATCAAGGTGTGGTATTACGCGCTGCCAGCAAGCCATTTTTTGCTAAAACTGCTGACGGAGAACAAGCTTTTAGTGCCGGAGCTATCGTCATTGCCGCTGGTTTGCAGCAGCACAACAACTGGTTTGAACTTTTAGGTAAAGCTCAGCAACAAGCAGGTTTAGCTATCACAGCTCTTACGTCAGGCTTAACCGCCAAGGGCCAGGATTTAGGCAGCAATGGTTTTGTGCCTGTGACTAAACCTAATGTACTGTTGGTGGCAGGCCCTGATGTCAATTCCACTGAGGCAGGCGAAGTTTGGTTTAATCTGGAAAAACTGGCGGGTGTATCACCAAGTCTGATCGAACCACAACGTTTAGGTCGGGTCGATTTGTCGCGCTACACTCACATTATTTTGCCGGATGGCAGTTACAACAGCTTGCAGCAAAAAGAGCAGCAATTGCTGAATGACTGGGCGAAAAAAGGCGGTGTGTTGTGGGGCCATAAAGGCGGTGCCGCATTTCTGGTGCGCTCAGGTTTGCTGAAAACCAAAGCCTGGAATTCAGCAGATATGAGTATGTTGATTGTTGATCAAGGTTTAAGTTATGCCGATAAAGAAAGTCTGGCTGGTCAGCGCCGTATTGCCGGTGCTATTTATCAGACGCAACTGGATTTAAGTCATCCTTTAACTTTTGGCCTGTCGAATAAAAACCTGCCTGTGTTTAAAAACGGCACCTTCTTATTAGCCCCCAGTGAAGAGCCTTTTATCAATGTGGCTTTGTATACAGATAAACCTCAACTGGCAGGTTATACCGCGCCTGAATACGTCAGCCGTATCGCTGAAGGTGCGGCAGTCGTTGCGCATAATCATGGCGAAGGCCGGGTTATTGGCATGACAGATAACCCGGTGTTCCGCGGCTATTTTGTCGGTTCCAGCCGCTTACTGATCAACGCGCTGTATTTTGGCAAAATGTTCAGCGCCGAATCCTCTGATGGTGAAGGCGAAGAAGCACACTAA
- a CDS encoding ComF family protein — MQATLLQQLVHRLAPNSCLWCQMQVQQPQAQLCDYCHAQLPKLDLSWVEHNALLLPQVAQGFTRPRFDSLYSLSWYRQPYRHWISQWKFQHQQAAGELLCQLLYQHAQLYQQQGGPLPDCVSYTPVSNKRLQERGFNQAKLLAQQLAIAWQKPCVGLFQSPDLVPHQIGLNRKERLANLKGKIQLQQRPLPAHVTLVDDVITTGATLDYLSSLLKAKGVQTVSVWTLAITRAF; from the coding sequence ATGCAAGCGACTTTGTTGCAGCAACTGGTGCATAGACTGGCGCCAAATAGCTGCCTCTGGTGCCAGATGCAGGTGCAACAGCCACAGGCCCAGCTGTGCGATTATTGTCATGCTCAGTTACCCAAATTGGATTTAAGTTGGGTTGAACACAATGCCTTGTTATTACCTCAAGTGGCGCAAGGCTTCACCAGACCCAGATTTGACAGTCTTTACAGCTTAAGTTGGTACAGACAACCTTATAGGCATTGGATCAGTCAGTGGAAATTTCAGCACCAGCAGGCCGCAGGGGAGTTGTTATGTCAGTTGCTGTATCAGCATGCACAGCTTTACCAACAACAAGGCGGCCCCTTGCCGGACTGCGTCAGCTATACACCGGTATCCAACAAAAGGTTGCAGGAACGAGGCTTTAATCAGGCCAAACTGCTGGCACAGCAACTCGCCATTGCCTGGCAAAAACCTTGTGTCGGATTATTTCAAAGTCCGGATTTAGTGCCCCATCAAATTGGGTTGAATCGCAAAGAGCGGCTGGCGAATTTAAAAGGTAAGATTCAGCTGCAACAGCGCCCCCTGCCCGCTCATGTCACTTTGGTGGACGACGTCATTACAACAGGGGCTACTCTGGATTATCTGAGCTCTTTACTGAAAGCCAAAGGAGTCCAGACCGTCAGCGTCTGGACTCTGGCCATCACCAGGGCATTTTAG
- the bioH gene encoding pimeloyl-ACP methyl ester esterase BioH codes for MSEQIKFSQNPVVLLHGWGLNHQVWSQLVLALPAELTIHTPDLPGFGLSPCPVSYDIDSVLAQLAEQIPDQSTVVGWSLGGLLAIALASRYPDKVKKLGLIASSPCFMAKDNWPGMESRVMQQFAGQLQRDLALTVERFLAIQAMGSSTARQDIKPLKQAVLSLALPSATALQGGLELLATLDLRQEFAALTQPVFSILGRLDSLVPVAIAPLLQNLRPDLQIGILPKASHAPFISHQQEFISLLQPHLSA; via the coding sequence ATGAGCGAACAAATAAAATTTAGCCAAAACCCAGTGGTGTTGTTGCATGGATGGGGTTTAAACCATCAGGTCTGGTCGCAGCTTGTGTTGGCCTTGCCGGCAGAGTTAACTATTCATACGCCTGATTTACCTGGTTTTGGTTTATCTCCTTGTCCGGTTTCTTATGATATCGATAGCGTCTTGGCCCAACTTGCTGAACAAATCCCGGATCAAAGCACTGTGGTTGGATGGTCTTTAGGGGGCTTACTAGCCATAGCCTTAGCCAGCCGTTATCCGGATAAAGTGAAAAAACTGGGTTTAATTGCCAGTTCGCCCTGCTTTATGGCAAAAGACAACTGGCCTGGCATGGAAAGCCGGGTGATGCAGCAATTTGCAGGACAGTTGCAGCGGGATCTGGCTTTAACAGTGGAGCGTTTTCTGGCGATTCAGGCCATGGGCAGCAGCACAGCGCGGCAGGATATTAAACCATTAAAACAAGCCGTATTGAGTTTAGCTTTGCCATCAGCCACAGCTTTACAAGGTGGACTGGAGTTATTGGCGACTTTGGATTTGCGGCAAGAGTTTGCCGCTTTAACGCAGCCGGTTTTTAGCATTTTAGGGCGTTTGGACTCCTTAGTTCCTGTTGCTATAGCCCCTTTATTACAAAATCTACGGCCTGATTTACAGATAGGGATACTGCCAAAAGCCTCGCATGCACCTTTTATCTCTCATCAACAGGAGTTTATTTCCCTGTTACAGCCACACCTATCCGCATAA
- a CDS encoding flagellar hook-basal body protein, with protein MEISSAFTSGFQGFQRASDAVTEASVNINQQTAQSSNQRALETPVEPSTGPSIEQSLVTLANEQINAEANMKSIKTADEMLGSIIDLRV; from the coding sequence ATGGAAATCAGTTCAGCCTTTACGAGCGGTTTTCAGGGCTTTCAGCGCGCATCAGACGCTGTGACTGAAGCGAGCGTAAATATAAATCAGCAAACTGCCCAAAGCAGTAATCAGCGTGCACTGGAAACTCCGGTTGAGCCAAGTACTGGCCCATCGATAGAGCAAAGTCTGGTGACATTAGCGAATGAACAAATTAACGCTGAAGCCAATATGAAGTCTATAAAAACTGCGGACGAAATGTTGGGTTCAATTATCGATTTAAGGGTGTAA